One window of the Vigna radiata var. radiata cultivar VC1973A chromosome 1, Vradiata_ver6, whole genome shotgun sequence genome contains the following:
- the LOC106771296 gene encoding LEAF RUST 10 DISEASE-RESISTANCE LOCUS RECEPTOR-LIKE PROTEIN KINASE-like 1.2 isoform X4 codes for MILPISFHYIKPQLCIIIAIFFFATTVLSSNPKFKACTPTSCGNGPSIKYPFWISYEQESFCGYPHFEITCMDKNPILRTPTYDFQVKDISYSNSSFTVANMAAYEDNCPVPLSNYSFDQTPFTYSSENWNLSFFYNCTREPIDYPTYEVDCAKNASLYSFAVFHKEALEHKNYSLNECQLMVNAPFIMNASVNFTGLLKMNYIEILKMGFLLNWTAPDCEYCEKSGGRCGFDGNQFLCFCKDKSYLRSCGSGRVNWRMKTIIGVCSGVGGALIVGLCVYIFIRRRKNSYVMSYIQSRSLSSDPSSKDTEKGSHSFTQSIIPGVHLFSYEELEEATNYFDPSKELGEGGFGTVYFGKLRDGRSVAVKRLYENNYRRVAQFMNEIKILTRIDHPNLVKLYGCTSRHSRELLLVYEYIPNGTVADHIHGERSKPGTLPWHIRMNIAVETASALKFLHLRDIIHRDVKTNNILLDSNFRVKVADFGLSRLFPDHVTHVSTAPQGTPGYVDPEYHECYQLTNKSDVYSFGVVLVEMISSLPAVDITRHRHEINLANMAINKIHNQTLQELVDPNLGFESDFKVRKMISGVAELAFQCLQSSKEMRPSMEEVVETLKDIQSDGKSKSQPEVMDISSTSDDVVLLKDDPPPPSPDSNAVSKTTTPNTSG; via the exons ATGATCCTTCCAATCTCCTTCCATTACATCAAGCCTCAACTATGTATTATTATCGCAATCTTCTTCTTTGCTACCACTGTTCTATCTTCTAATCCAAAATTTAAGGCCTGCACACCTACAAGTTGTGGAAATGGCCCGTCCATTAAGTATCCTTTCTGGATTTCTTATGAACAGGAATCATTTTGTGGCTATCCCCACTTTGAGATCACTTGCATGGATAAAAATCCAATTCTCAGAACTCCTACTTATGATTTTCAAGTGAAAGATATCTCTTATTCTAATTCCTCATTTACTGTGGCCAACATGGCTGCCTATGAGGACAATTGTCCTGTTCCCTTATCTAATTACAGCTTTGATCAAACTCCCTTTACCTACAGTTCAGAAAATTGGAATCTCTCTTTCTTCTACAACTGTACCAGAGAACCCATAGATTACCCCACTTACGAAGTAGATTGTGCTAAAAATGCTTCACTTTATTCTTTTGCGGTTTTTCATAAGGAGGCACTAGAGCACAAAAACTATTCCTTGAATGAGTGTCAGCTTATGGTTAATGCGCCATTTATCATGAATGCTTCTGTTAATTTCACGGGcttattgaaaatgaattacATTGAGATTTTGAAGATGGGGTTTCTTTTGAATTGGACTGCACCTGATTGCGAATACTGTGAGAAAAGTGGCGGACGTTGTGGATTTGATGGCAATCAGTTTCTCTGTTTCTGCAAGGATAAGTCCTACTTAAGAAGTTGTGGTAGtg GAAGAGTGAATTGGAGAATGAAAACTATTATAG GTGTTTGTTCTGGTGTAGGGGGAGCACTTATAGTGGGCCTTTGCGTCTATATTTTTATTCGTAGAAGGAAGAATAGTTATGTAATGTCATATATACAATCTCGGAGCCTCTCTTCTGATCCATCTTCAAAAGACACTGAGAAGGGAAGTCACAGCTTCACTCAAAGCATTATACCTGGAGTTCATCTCTTCTCCTATGAAGAACTGGAAGAGGCCACGAATTACTTTGACCCATCTAAAGAACTAGGAGAAGGGGGCTTCGGGACAGTGTATTTTG GCAAACTGCGAGATGGGCGTTCTGTTGCAGTGAAGAGGTTGTATGAGAACAACTACAGGAGAGTTGCACAGTTCATGAATGAAATCAAAATCCTAACTCGTATTGATCATCCAAATCTTGTGAAGTTATACGGATGCACCTCTCGCCACAGTCGAGAACTTCTGCTTGTATATGAGTACATTCCTAATGGAACTGTTGCAGACCATATTCATGGTGAACGATCTAAACCTGGAACACTCCCCTGGCATATCAGAATGAATATTGCTGTGGAAACTGCAAGTGCACTGAAATTTCTTCATCTCAGAGATATCATCCACAGAGATGTTAAAACCAACAATATTCTTCTTGACAGCAACTTCCGTGTGAAGGTGGCAGATTTTGGACTCTCGCGTCTTTTCCCAGACCATGTCACCCATGTTTCAACAGCTCCACAAGGGACTCCAGGTTATGTGGATCCAGAGTACCACGAGTGTTACCAGCTTACTAACAAAAGTGATGTCTATAGTTTTGGAGTGGTGCTGGTTGAAATGATATCATCCCTGCCTGCTGTTGACATAACAAGGCATAGACATGAAATCAATTTGGCCAACATGGCCATTAACAAGATTCACAATCAGACACTGCAAGAGCTTGTGGACCCTAACCTTGGTTTTGAATCAGATTTCAAGGTAAGGAAAATGATAAGTGGTGTGGCTGAGTTAGCATTTCAGTGCTTGCAGAGTTCCAAAGAGATGAGACCTTCAATGGAAGAAGTGGTGGAGACTCTGAAGGATATACAGAGTGATGGAAAGAGTAAAAGCCAGCCTGAGGTAATGGATATCTCAAGCACATCTGATGATGTTGTGTTGCTGAAGGATGATCCTCCTCCACCATCACCAGATTCTAATGCTGTAAGCAAGACAACAACACCAAATACTAGTGGATGA